A genomic window from Xyrauchen texanus isolate HMW12.3.18 chromosome 15, RBS_HiC_50CHRs, whole genome shotgun sequence includes:
- the upk1a gene encoding uroplakin-1a: MSSGIVICLMVVVIALNSIVALAGLALMALAIWVVVDQYGLYPISSVSGKDDIFAAAWIAIFTGFAFFLTSIFGIFAALKKSRALMLAYLILMFIIFLFESASAITAATNRDYLVGNSNLVKKQMLRYYGDGSTKQGKQITLTWNRVMQEVECCGTDSPLDWIEFNSTFRQTFGTTYAWPLNCCKRLSNFEVQDPESCKIGVSSNMFKQGCFKHIESVLSGYTWAVSWYGFAVLMLVFFTLLFAMIYYVLLE, translated from the exons ATGTCTTCAGGAATAGTCATATGTTTAATGGTCGTGGTTATCGCCCTTAATTCAATTGTTGCT CTAGCAGGACTGGCATTAATGGCACTGGCCAtttgggtagtcgttgatcagtATGGACTCTACCCAATATCTAGTGTGTCGGGGAAGGATGACATTTTTGCTGCAGCCTGGATTGCCATTTTTACAGGGTTTGCCTTCTTCCTCACATCCATCTTTGGCATCTTTGCTGCCCTAAAGAAGAGTCGTGCACTCATGCTGGCG TACCTTATTTTAATGTTCATCATCTTTCTCTTTGAAAGTGCATCCGCCATTACAGCAGCCACCAACCGAGATTAT CTGGTTGGAAACAGTAACCTTGTGAAGAAACAGATGCTGCGTTATTATGGGGATGGCAGTACTAAGCAAGGAAAGCAGATTACATTAACATGGAACAGAGTGATGCAAGAG GTTGAGTGCTGTGGGACAGACAGCCCGTTGGACTGGATCGAGTTTAATTCTACCTTCAGACAGACTTTTGGCACGACCTATGCCTGGCCCCTCAACTGCTGCAAGAGACTGAGCAACTTTGAGGTGCAAGATCCAGAAAGTTGCAAGATTGGCGTAAGCAGCAACATGTTCAAACAG GGTTGCTTCAAGCATATTGAATCTGTTTTAAGTGGTTACACCTGGGCCGTGAGCTGGTATGGATTTGCCGTTCTCATGTTGGTG TTTTTCACGCTGCTGTTCGCCATGATCTACTACGTACTACTGGAATAA